In Pseudomonas sp. HR96, the DNA window GGTAGCCGTCGGCACGGCGACCAAGGATGTGCAGCATCAAGTTGAGCTTGGCCGGGGCCGGCAGCGTCAGGCGGCCTGCGCTCATGGCACGGCCCCGGGCGTCGGGGCCGCAGCTTGGCCCAGGCGCCGTGGCTGCCAGTCCTTGACCACCAGGGTCACGTCCAGGTCCTTGCCGTGCAGCTTGATGCGATCAGGCAGGGTGTAGCCGTTCTGCTCGGTGTAGCTCAGGTATTCCACTGTCCAGTCGTCCTGCTCCAGGCGCGCCAGACGGCTGTTGCCGTCGAGCGTCAGGCGACTTTTGCTCTGCGGTGCCGGCAGGCCGCGCACCCACCAGACCAGGTTGGACACCGGCAGGCGCCAGCCCAGTTGATCCTGCAGCAGGGTCTCCGGGCTGTCGGCGTCGTATTTGCCCTGGCCGGCGACTTCCAGGCTGACCTTGCCCGGGCGCCCGGTCAGGCGCGCGGCGCCACGGCCCAACGGGCCGGACAGGCGGATGTCGTAATAGTCCTGGCGCTGCAGCCAGTACAGGGTGCCGCTGCCCGAGTCACGGGGCGCGCGGATACCGACCTTGCCGTTGATTTCCCAGCCGTCCAGCTGGCCCAGGGGTGCCTTGTTGAGATTCCATTGCTGGGTATTGCCCTGGCCTTCGACGGCTTCGCGCGGGCCGATGCCGGCGCAGCCGGCGAGCAGGGCGATCAGGCTGAACACTACGAGGTTACGCAAAAACATAAGCTTAAAGGGTCTCGGATCCGGTCACGCGCAGCACGGTGCTGCGAAGAATAGGGCTGTCGGGCTGGTCTTTGAGGAACTTGGTCCAAACCTGCCTGGCTTCACGCTGTTTGCCATTGGCCCACAGCACTTCACCCAGATGCGCGGCCACTTCCTGGTCGGGAAAGCGCTCCAGCGCCTGGCGCAGGAAGCCCTCGGCGACATCGAGGTTGCCCAGGCGGAAGTTGACCCAGCCGAGGCTATCGAGCACCGCCGGGTCGTCCGGCGTCAGGCTGTGGGCCTTCTCGATCAGGGCCTTGGCCTCGGCGTAGCGAGTGGTGCGGTCGGACAGCGTGTAGCCCAAGGCGTTGAGGGCCATGGCATTGTCCGGTTCACGCTTGATGATGGTACGCAGGTCCTTTTCCATTTGCGGCAGATCGTCGCGCTTCTCGGCCAGCATGGCGCGGGTGTACAGCAGGTTCAGGTCGTCCGGGTACTGCAGCAGGGCCTTTTGCAGGACCTGCCAGGCCTGGTCGTTCTTGTCGTTGTTGACCAGGGTCTCGGCCTCGATCAAGTACAACTGAACGGCGTAGTCCGGCTCGGCGGCGCGGGCTTCGGCCAGCGCCTTGGTGGCCTCGTCGGCGCGGCCGTTGGACACCAGGATATCGGCCTGGCGCAGCTGGGCCGGCAGGAAGTCGTTGCCGGGGCCAACCTGGCCGTACTCGTCCAGCGCGCCTTGCAGGTCGTCGCGCTCCTCGGCGATGCGGCCCAGGTTCAGGTGCGCGGAGTCGACATGCGCGCCGCGCTCGACCAGCTGGTGCAGGTAGCTGGCGGCCTCGTCCCAGGCCTTGGCCTCCAGGCACACCAGGGCCAGCGAATAGCGCAGCTCGTCGTCGTCCGGATATTGCTGTACCAGGCTGGCGAACTGCACCTTGGCGTCGGCCATGCGGTTCTGTTCCACCAGGGTGCGCGCGTAGGTCAGGCGCAGGCGCTTGTCGTCCGGGTATTTCTTGATGCTTTTTTCCAGCAGGGGAATCGCTTCCTTGCCGCGGTCGAGCGCCGTCAACAGGCGCGCGTGCAGCAGGATCGGGGCGATCTCGCCATCCTGCGGCGGGTTGTCCTCGAGCAGCTTGAGTGCGCCTTCGCCGTCGCCGTCCTGCTGCATCAGCAGGGCCTTGCCGAAGATCAACTGGCCATTTTTCGGGTACTTCACCAACAGGCGATTGAAGCTTTGCAGCAGGCCGCGGCGGGTGTTCTGATCAGTGTCGGCAGCCGACAGGGCGAGGAAGTCGAAGTGCGTGTCGCCCTGGCCCTGGAGCACCTTCTCCATGTACACCATGGACTCGTCATAGCGGCCGTTGCGCGCCAGTTGAATAGCGGCGGCGCGCTGCGCGTCGAGGTTGCTCGGGGCATTCTTCGCCCACAGCAGCGAGGCTTCGAGCGCCGACGGGTCGGCGCCCAGGTATTCGGCAATGCGGAACGCCCGCTCGGCCACCCCGGCGTCCTGAGTCTGGATCGCCTGGGTCATATAGTTGTCCAGGGCGATGTCGAACCGGTTGCGCTGACCCGCCAGTTCCGCCGTCAGCAGGCTGAACGTGGTCTCTTCACTCAATGAACCATAGACCTGAGGCTTGGCCTCGGGGGGCGGTGCAGGCTGTGCGGCAGGTGGCGTCGCCTGCTGGGCATGCCCGGGCCACGTCTGGCAGCCATTGAGCAAGGCAAAGGCGAGAAGCAATGCGGGAGTTCTATTCATATAGGGATTTGGCGGCTTACCTGCGGTCGGATCATCATGACACAAGCCGGAGGGCAAAACCCACCAGTGTTGGCTCATCTCGGTGCTGACTATTGAGACAATAGAGAGCGGTGGTTGTTCTCGAACTGTCGAAGTAGGACAATTGTCGGCTACTCGTCAGAATCAGCGACCTTGCATGGCCTTTCTTGCCCTCGGTATCAACCATAAGACTGCCTCGGTGGACGTGCGCGAGCGCGTGGCGTTCACTCCCGAGCAGCTGGTCGACGCCTTGCAGCAGCTCTGCCGGCTGACCGACAGTCGCGAAGCGGCGATCCTGTCGACCTGCAACCGCAGCGAGCTGTACATCGACCAGGACCATGTGGCCGCCGACAGCATCCTGCGCTGGCTGGCCGACTACCACCGGCTGAGCATCGAAGAGCTGCGCGCCAGCGCCTACGTGCATGAAGACGACGCCGCCGTGCGGCACATGATGCGCGTGGCCTCGGGCCTCGACTCGCTGGTGCTCGGCGAGCCGCAGATCCTCGGCCAGATGAAGTCCGCCTATGCCGTGGCCCGTGAAGCCGGCACCATCGGGCCGCGGCTGGGGCGATTGTTCCAGGCCACCTTCAGTGCTGCCAAGCAGGTGCGTACCGACACCGCCATCGGCGAGAACCCGGTTTCGGTGGCTTTCGCCGCAGTCAGCCTGGCCAAGCAGATCTTCAGCAATTTGCAGCAGAGCAGCGCGCTGTTGATTGGCGCTGGGGAAACCATCACTCTGGTCGCGCGCCACCTGCATGAGCAGGGCATCAAGCGTATCGTGGTGGCCAACCGCACCCTGGAGCGCGCCAGCACCCTGGCCGCGCAGTTCGGCGCCCACGCCGTGCTGCTGTCGGATATCCCCCAGGAGCTGGTGCACAGCGACATCGTCATCAGTTCCACTGCCAGTCAGCTGCCGATCCTGGGCAAGGGGGCAGTGGAAAGCGCGCTGAAGCTGCGCAAGCACAAGCCGATTTTCATGGTCGACATCGCCGTTCCCCGGGATATCGAGCCTGAAGTCGGCGAATTGGATGACGTTTACCTGTACTCGGTCGATGACCTGCATGAAGTGGTGGCCGAGAACCTCAAGAGCCGCCAAGGCGCTGCCCAGGCGGCCGAGCAACTGGTCAGCAGCGGCGTCGACGACTTCATGGCGCGGCTGCGCGAGCTGGCCGCGGTGGATGTGCTCAAGGCCTATCGCCAGCAAAGCGAGCGGCTGCGTGACGAAGAACTGCAGAAGGCGTTGCGCTTGCTGGCCAATGGCGGCAATGCCGAGGAAATACTCGGGCAGATGGCCCGTGGCCTGACCAACAAGCTGTTGCACGCACCCAGCGTGCAGTTGAAGAAACTTTCCGCCGAAGGCCGCCTCGATGCGCTGGCCATGGCCCAGGAACTCTTTGCCCTGAACGAGGGCTCCACGGATAAACCCCCGCAATGAAAGCGTCACTGCTCAACAAGCTGGACATGATCCAGGACCGATTCGAAGAACTCACGGCGCTGCTCGGCGACGCCGAGGTCATCAGCGATCAAACGCGCTTTCGCACCTATTCGCGCGAATACGCCGAGCTCGAGCCGGTGGTCGGCCACTTCCAGCAGTGGGGCAAGGTGCAGGCCGACCTCGAAGGCGCCCAGGCCCTGCTCAAGGACAGCGACCCGGACATGCGCGAGATGGCCGTGGAGGAAGTGCGCGACGCCCGCGAGCAACTGGCGATACTGGAAGGCCAGCTGCAACGCATGCTGCTGCCCAAGGATCCGAATGACGGGCGCAACGTGTTCCTCGAAATTCGCGCCGGAACCGGTGGCGACGAGGCGGCGATCTTCTCCGGCGACCTGTTTCGCATGTATTCGCGCTACGCCGAGCGGCGTGGCTGGCGGGTCGAGATTCTTTCCGAGAACGAGGGCGAGCACGGTGGCTATAAAGAGGTGATCGCCCGGGTCGAAGGCGACAACGTCTACGCCAAGCTCAAGTTCGAGTCCGGCGCGCACCGCGTGCAGCGGGTGCCGGAAACCGAATCCCAAGGCCGCATTCATACCTCGGCTTGCACCGTGGCGGTGCTGGCCGAACCGGACGAGCAGGTGGCGATCGAGATCAACCCGGCAGATTTGCGCGTGGACACCTACCGCTCATCCGGTGCGGGCGGCCAGCACGTCAACAAGACGGACTCGGCGATCCGCATCACCCACCTGCCCACCGGTATCGTCGTCGAGTGCCAGGAAGAGCGTTCCCAGCACAAGAACCGCGCCCGGGCCATGGCCTGGTTGTCGGCCAAGCTCAACGACCTGCAGACCAGCGCTGCGCAGAACGCCATCGCCAGTGAGCGCAAGCTGCTGGTGGGCTCGGGCGATCGCTCCGAACGCATCCGTACCTACAATTTCCCGCAAGGCCGCGTCACCGACCATCGCGTCAACCTCACCCTGTATTCGCTGGATGAAGTGCTGGCCGGTGGGGTCGACGCCGTCATAGAGCCGTTGCTGGCAGAATATCAAGCCGACCAACTGGCGGCATTGGGTGAGTAAATGACAGTCATTGCCAGTTTGTTGAGAAACGCCGAGTTACCCGATTCGCCGACCGCGCGCCTGGACATCGAGCTGCTGCTGGCCGCTGCGCTGGGCAAGTCGCGCAGCTATTTGCACACCTGGCCCGAGCGCATCGTCAGCAGCCAGGCCGCGACCACGTTCAGCGAGTACCTGGGCCGCCGTCGCGAGGGCGAGCCGGTGGCCTATATCCTCGGCCAGCAGGGCTTCTGGAAGCTGGACCTGGAAGTGGCGCCGCACACCCTGATCCCGCGTCCGGAGACCGAGTTGCTGGTGGAAGCGGCGCTGGAGCTGCTGCCCCTGAGCGAGGTCAAGGTGCTCGACCTGGGCACCGGCACCGGCGCTATTGCCCTGGCCCTGGCCAGCGAGCGCAAGGGCTGGCACGTGACCGCAGTGGACCGCATCGCCGAAGCCGTGGCTCTGGCCGAGCGCAACCGCGAGCGCCTGCAGCTGGACAACGCCCGAGTGCTGCAAAGCCACTGGTTCGATGCCCTGGCGGGCGAGCGTTACCAGTTGATCATCAGCAACCCCCCCTATATCGCTGCCGCCGACCCGCACCTGGCGGCCGGTGACGTGCGCTTCGAGCCCAGCAGTGCGCTGGTGGCCGGCCCCGACGGCCTCGACGACCTGCGCCTGATCATTGCCCAGGCGCCGGCGCATCTGGAACCCGGTGGCTGGCTGCTGCTCGAGCATGGCTACGACCAGGCGGCTGCCGTGCGCGAGCTGCTGGCCAAGCACGACTTCGAGCAGATCGAGAGCCGTGATGATTTCGCCGGTCACGAGCGCATCACCCTGGGACGCCTGCCGTGCTGAGTGACGAGGAACTGTTGCGCTACAGCCGGCAGATTCTCCTGCAGCAGATCGACATCGAGGGCCAGTTGCGCCTCAAGGCCAGCCGCGCCTTGATCGTCGGCCTCGGTGGTCTGGGCTCGCCGGTAGCGCTGTACCTGGCTGCGGCCGGGGTCGGCGAGTTGCACCTGGCCGACTTCGATACCGTCGACCTGACCAATCTGCAACGCCAGGTGTTGCACGACACGGCCACGGTGGGCATGAGCAAGGTCGACTCCGCTCTCGCGCGACTGGGCTTGATCAACCCGAGCATCCGCCTGCACGCCCATCGCCAGGCGCTGGACGAAGACTCGCTGGCCGCTGCCGTGGCGGCCGTGGACCTGGTGCTTGATTGCTCCGACAACTTCCACACCCGCGAGGCGGTCAACGCCGCCTGCGTGAAGGCCGGCAAGCCGCTGGTCAGCGGCGCGGCCATTCGCCTGGAAGGGCAGCTCTCGGTGTTCGACCCGCGCAACCCTGCCAGCCCTTGCTACCACTGCCTGTACGGGCATGGCAGCGAAGCTGAACTGACCTGCAGTGAAGCGGGGGTGGTGGGCCCGCTGGTCGGCCTGGTCGGCAGCTTGCAGGCGCTCGAAGCGCTGAAGCTGCTAGCCGGTTTCGGCGAGCCGCTGGTCGGCCGGCTGCTGCTGATCGACGCGCTGGGCTCGCGCTTTCGTGAGTTGCGGGTCAAGCGCGACCCTGGGTGTAGCGTCTGCGGAGCCCGGCATGGCTGACGCCCGGCAGGCGCCGGTGGGCGTCTTCGATTCCGGTGTCGGTGGCCTCAGCGTGCTGGCCGAAATCCAGCGCCTGCTGCCCGGGGAGTCGCTGCTGTACGTGGCCGACGGCGGGCACATCCCCTATGGGGAAAAGTCGCCGCAGTTCATTCGCGAACGTTGCGTGCAGATCGCCGAGTTCTTTCGCGCGCAGGGCGCCAAGGCGCTGGTGGTGGCGTGCAACACGGCGACCGTCGCTGCCGCCGCCGATCTGCGCGAGCGCTACCCAAACTGGCCCTTGGTGGGCATGGAGCCGGCGGTCAAGCCGGCCGCCGCCGCCACCCGCAGCGGCGTGGTCGGCGTGCTGGCCACCACGGGCACCCTGCAGAGCGCCAAGTTCGCCGCCTTGCTCGACCGTTTTGCCAGCGATGTGCGCGTGGTCACCCAGCCCTGCCCGGGGCTGGTGGAGCTGATCGAAGCCGGCGACTTGCAGGCGCCCGCCTTGCGCGAGCTGCTGCTTGGCTATGTCCAGCCGTTGCTCGACGCAGGGTGCGACACCATCATCCTCGGCTGCACCCACTATCCCTTCCTCAAGCCGCTGCTGGCGCAGATGGTGCCGGCACCGGTCAGCCTGATCGACACCGGCGCCGCCGTAGCCCGGCAGTTGCAACGCCTGTTGCAGCAACGCGATCTGCTGGCAGTGGGCCCTGCCGCCGAGCCACAGTTCTGGACCAGTGCCAATCCGCAACATTTGCAACACATACTTCCCGCCTTGTGGCAAAAGTCTTACATTGTGCAAAGCTTCCAGTCGTAAGAAATTTCATCCGTAGATGGCCGCGTACCGCTGAACTTACAGAGGTACGCCGATTTCTGATGCTGGCTTGTTGGGGCTCAAACAAAAAAAGATTTGTCACCGCATTTGAAAATGGGATGTTTCATATGAAGAAATTTTGCATGGCCGCGCTGGCGGCTATCTCCTTGGGGCAGTGCTATAGCGCGCAAGCTTTGGATGCGTCGATCTCGGTGGGGCATACAGGGCAGACCTCCATGGTCTACCGTCTGAGCCTGCAATCGAACTGGGACCAAAGCTGGCTGCAAAGCAGCACGGGACATCTCACCGGTTACTGGGACGCCGGGCTGACCCACTGGGAAGGCAATAAAGACCCAAGCAACAACACCCTTTCCTTCGCGCCGGTGTTTCGCTACGAGTTTGGCGGCGATTACATCAAGCCCTTCATCGATGCCGGTATTGGTGTTTCGGTGTTCCAGCATCTGGAAGTCGAAGACAAGCACCTGGGCACCGCCTTCAACTTTGAAGACCGCATCGGCGCCGGTCTGCATTTCGGCAATGGCCAGGAAGTCAGCCTGCGTGTGACCCACTATTCCAACGCCGGTATCAAGGAGCCTAACGACGGCATCGAAGCCTATTCGTTGAATTATCGGATTCCGTTGTAAGCCGCTGGCGGCGGTAGGGCCGGGCTGGCCGCTAGTCACGCTGGCGGTTAGCCCCCGACCTCGCGCTGCGGCAGGTCGCGAAACGCCGCCAACGCCCGTTCGCGACTCTTGCGCAGGTCCACGATTGGCCGCGGATAGTCGCCAACGCCGCTGAACAAGTCGCCGACACTGTTCGGGTCATGCACTTCCTTGTTACCCAGACTGGCCAACTCCGGCACCCATTGGCGGATGAACACGCCCTGCGCGTCGAACTTGGCCGACTGGCTGGTCGGGTTGAAGATGCGGAAGTAAGGCGAGGCGTCGGTGCCGGTCGATGAACTCCACTGCCAGCCACCGTTATTGGAAGCCAGGTCGCCATCGATCAGATGTTGCATGAAAAAGCGCTCGCCCAGGCGCCAGTCGATCAACAGGTTCTTGGTCAGGAACATCGCCGTGATCATGCGCAAGCGGTTGTGCATCCAGCCGGTGGCCACCAACTGGCGCATCGCTGCATCGACGATCGGCAAACCCGTCCGACCCTCCTGCCACGCTTGCAGGTCGGCCGGTGCGTCGCGCCAGCGCAGGGCCTCGGTTTCCTGGCGAAAGGCGCGGTGCATTGACACTCGCGGATAGCCGACGAGGATGTGTTTGTAGAACTCGCGCCAGCACAACTCGTTGATCCAGGTCACGGCGCCGACGTTGCCACTCTGGAACTCGCCCTGGTTGCTGGCCAGCGCAGCGTGCAGGCACTGGCGTGGCGACACCACTCCCGCCGCCAGATACGCCGACAGCTGGCTGGTGCCAGGGTGAGCGGGCAAGTCGCGTTCGCTCAGGTAATCCTCGATGGGCCCGCCGCAGAAGTGCGTCAGACGCCGCCGCGCTTCATCCTCGCCGGCCGGCCAGAGCTCGATGATGGCCTTGGGCGGCTGGGCGAAGCCATCGGCGCTACGCGCCAGCGCGTCACTCTTGATCGACACGGGGGCCTGGGCGCGGGGCTTGGGCACCAAGGCTGGCACGGACTGGTGAAAGCGCTCGTAACAGACTTTGCGAAACTGGCTGAACACCTGGAAATAGGTGCCGCTTTTGGTCAGCACGCTGCCCGGCTTGAAAAACAACTGGTCGAGATGGCTGTGCAGCTCGATGCCGTCCTTGCCCAGGCGCTGGCGCACGGCGCTGTCACGGGCGCTTTCATTGACGCCGTATTCTTCATTGCAGTGCACGGCCTGCACCGAGTGCTGCCCGCAGACCTCGGCCAGTACCTTGGGCGCCTCGCTCCAGAACTCGAGCGTGCGCACCAGCAGCGGGATGTGCAGGGCCTCGAGCTGTTGGCGCAGCTCGGCCAGGTTGCGCAGCCAGAAGTCGACCTTGGCCGGCGCATCATCGTGCTCGCGCCATTGGCCCGGGCTGACCAGGTACAGGGCGACCACCGGGCCCTGCTTGCAGGCGGCGGCCAGTGCGGTGTTGTCGTGGACCCGCAGGTCACAGCGAAACCAGATCAGCTGCATAAGGCTCTCTTGGGGCAGATCGAATAATAATTCTCAACTCGCCGGCTCGTGCAGCAGGCCAAGCTGGTGCAGCCGGGCCTGGGCCTTGAGGGGAGTGTCGAGCAGGTGCAGGTCGCCGACCTGGGCGCTGATGGCCAGCCAGTCGTTATGGTGAATGCGCACGGCCGGGCCGACGATCAGCTTGGGGCAGGGGCAGTTGCTCAGCAGGCGCGGCAACTGGCCGAGCGGCATGGCTTTGCTGGCGTAGAGCACCAGGGCGCGGGCGTCCAGGCGCTCGCAGGCCAGGGCCAGTTCGCCGGCCGGCAGTGGCCAGTCGAAGACCTCCACCGGGCAACCGGCGCCGCTGGCCAGCCAGGCGGTCAGCCACAGGGCAGGCTCCATGGCCAGGTCGGACTGATTGACCATCAGCAATGGCCGGCCGCGCAGCTGGCGGTTGTTGTGATAGATGCGCGCGCCCAGCTTGCTGCGCAGCCAGCTGTAGAAGAACACCCGTTCCATCTGCGCACCGAATTGCCCTTGCCAGCGGTGGTCCAGCTCCGCCAGCAAGGGCAGCATCAACTGCTCGCACAAGGTCGCCGGCGGATACAGAGCCATGGCCTGGTTGAACAGTTCGTCGACGCGCCGTTCGCTCAGGCTGCCGATGGCTTGCAGCAGGTTGCGCCGCAGGGGCACCCAGTCGTTGCCCGGGGCAGCGGGGGCGCCTGTGCTCGGCGCGTCGATCAGCGCCTTGACCTGGCTGACGGCCACGCCGCGGTTGAGCCAGGTCAGTATCTGCTGGATGCGCTCGACATGGGCGATGTCGAACAGCCGGTGCCCTTTGGCCGTACGGTGCGGTATCACCAAGCCATAGCGCCGCTCCCAGGCGCGCAGGGTGACCGGGTTGACCCCGGTCAGCCGTGACACTTCACGGATCGGCAGCCAGTTGGCGCTGGGTATCGGCTCGATATCTGTCATGGTCAGATCGCATTGCGCAGGCTGAGGTTTTCCGGGTGCGGCTGCAGGTAGACCTGCTGCGCGATGTACGGATCCGGGTGCAAGCGAAACAGGTGCTTGAGCAGGGTCAGCGGCACGACCAGCGGTACGATGCCCTGGCGGTATTGATCAATCAGCTGGAGCATCTCTTGCTTGTCCGCAGGCCCGATATGCTGCTTGAGGTAGCCGCTCAGGTGCAGCAAGACGTTGCTATGGGTACCGCGCGTTGCGCAGCGCTTGAGCGCGGCCATCAACTGGCTGAAGTAACGCGGGCCCACGTCATTGGCATCGGCCTCGCCCATGCTGCCCAGCATTTTGCCCAGTACCTTGTATTGCGGTGGGTTGTTGGCCATGAGCTGATATTTGTAGCGCGCATGGAATTCGGTCAGGGCGCGGCGGCTCAAGCCGGCGGCGCGTACGCGTTGCCAGTCGGCGTAGGCGAATACCCGGACCAGGAAGTTTTCCCGCAGGACCGGATCGTTCAGGCGGCCTTCTTCTTCTACCGGCAGGTCAGGGTAGGCCGCGCAGAACGCTTGGGCATAGATGCCGCGGCCGCCGTCGGCTTGCGGGGCGCCGTTGTCACGGTAGACCTTGACCCGCTCCAGGCCGCACGACGGTGACTTCTGCATGAAGATGTAGCCACAGATATCGTCGAGCTGGCCGGCCATGTGGGCACCGTACTGGGCCAGGGCATCCGTGACGTCCCGCTCGGCATGCACGGTGCCCACCGCACGGGGCTGATTCGGCTCGCCCACCAGGCGGATCGGCTCGCGAGGAATGCCCAGGCCGATCGCCACTTCCGGGCAGACGCGGATGAAGTCGAAATGCTCGGCCAGGGCGTTGCGGCACAGCAGTGACTGCTTGTGTCCGGCGTTGTAGCGCACCTCGTCGCCCATCAGGCAGGCGCTGATGGCCAGCCGTGGCTTGAGGGGCGCAGGTGTGACGGTCTCGGGCATGCAAACCTCGAATAAACCTGTACAGGCGGTTTTGTTTGTACAGATTTATTTATCATAGGTTGCCTGTTGTACAAGTCAACTCCGATGTACAACTTTTATCAGGGCGGGCCCAGTTCTATCTCCAGCCGCTGTGCCAGCGCTCCGCATCCTGCAGCGCCTGCCAGGGCAGCCGCTGGTTGCGCTGGGTGAGCACCGCCTGCAGCTCGATTTCGAGCACCGTACCCGCTTCGTCGCGAAACAGTTCGGTGACCAGAAAGTGCTTTTCGCGGTTCTGCGGCTCGGCTGCCGTCCATTTCGACAGCAGCAACTTGCGCGGGTTGAGGCGGTGACGCGCGGGCTTATTCAAGGTGGGCGAGCAGCTTGCGGGCGGCATCGTTGCCGCTTAGCCAGGCGCCCTCGACGCGCCCGGACAGGCACCAGTCGCCGCACACGTACAGGCCAAGATCAGCGTCGGCCAGTGAGCTCCATTCGCGGCCGCCCACCGGGCGGGCATACAGCCAGCGGTGCGCCAGGCTGAAGCTGGGCGGTGGCATGACGCAGTCGAGCAGTTCGGCGAAAGCGCCATGCAGCCGTTCGATCACGGCCTCCCTGGACAGGTCGATGTGCTGGCGGCTCCAGCTGGCGCTGGCGTGCAGGACCCAGGTGTCGCGGTTGGTGTCCCGGCCCGGCTTGCTGCGATCACGTGCGACCCAGTCCAGCGGGCTGTCCTGGATGAAGCAGCCTTGCATGGCAGTTTGCAGCGGCGCATCGAACGCCAGCGCCACGGCCCAGGTGGGGTCCATCTGCACACCTGCGGCGGCGGCCGCGAGCTTTGGCACCGTGGCCAGGAGCGCCGTGGCCTGGGGCGCCGGCAGCGCGATCACGACCTGGCTGAAGGGCCCGTGGCCACGGCCTTCGGCGTCCTGCAGGTGCCAGTGCTGGGTGCCGCGGAACACTTCGGTGATGCGGCAGGAATATTCCACCGGCAGCTCGCCGAGCATCTGCCGGGCAATCGCACTCATGCGCGGGGTGCCGACCCAGCGCACCTGTTCGTCGGGCGAGGGGCTGAGTACGCCGGCGTTGGAGTTGTAGAGTTGCGGGGTCCACTGCTCGACACAGCCTGCGGTGACCCACTGCTGGACCTGATTGACGAAGC includes these proteins:
- the phrB gene encoding deoxyribodipyrimidine photo-lyase — encoded protein: MQLIWFRCDLRVHDNTALAAACKQGPVVALYLVSPGQWREHDDAPAKVDFWLRNLAELRQQLEALHIPLLVRTLEFWSEAPKVLAEVCGQHSVQAVHCNEEYGVNESARDSAVRQRLGKDGIELHSHLDQLFFKPGSVLTKSGTYFQVFSQFRKVCYERFHQSVPALVPKPRAQAPVSIKSDALARSADGFAQPPKAIIELWPAGEDEARRRLTHFCGGPIEDYLSERDLPAHPGTSQLSAYLAAGVVSPRQCLHAALASNQGEFQSGNVGAVTWINELCWREFYKHILVGYPRVSMHRAFRQETEALRWRDAPADLQAWQEGRTGLPIVDAAMRQLVATGWMHNRLRMITAMFLTKNLLIDWRLGERFFMQHLIDGDLASNNGGWQWSSSTGTDASPYFRIFNPTSQSAKFDAQGVFIRQWVPELASLGNKEVHDPNSVGDLFSGVGDYPRPIVDLRKSRERALAAFRDLPQREVGG
- a CDS encoding MerR family transcriptional regulator, whose product is MTDIEPIPSANWLPIREVSRLTGVNPVTLRAWERRYGLVIPHRTAKGHRLFDIAHVERIQQILTWLNRGVAVSQVKALIDAPSTGAPAAPGNDWVPLRRNLLQAIGSLSERRVDELFNQAMALYPPATLCEQLMLPLLAELDHRWQGQFGAQMERVFFYSWLRSKLGARIYHNNRQLRGRPLLMVNQSDLAMEPALWLTAWLASGAGCPVEVFDWPLPAGELALACERLDARALVLYASKAMPLGQLPRLLSNCPCPKLIVGPAVRIHHNDWLAISAQVGDLHLLDTPLKAQARLHQLGLLHEPAS
- a CDS encoding DUF523 and DUF1722 domain-containing protein, which gives rise to MPETVTPAPLKPRLAISACLMGDEVRYNAGHKQSLLCRNALAEHFDFIRVCPEVAIGLGIPREPIRLVGEPNQPRAVGTVHAERDVTDALAQYGAHMAGQLDDICGYIFMQKSPSCGLERVKVYRDNGAPQADGGRGIYAQAFCAAYPDLPVEEEGRLNDPVLRENFLVRVFAYADWQRVRAAGLSRRALTEFHARYKYQLMANNPPQYKVLGKMLGSMGEADANDVGPRYFSQLMAALKRCATRGTHSNVLLHLSGYLKQHIGPADKQEMLQLIDQYRQGIVPLVVPLTLLKHLFRLHPDPYIAQQVYLQPHPENLSLRNAI
- a CDS encoding TIGR02450 family Trp-rich protein yields the protein MNKPARHRLNPRKLLLSKWTAAEPQNREKHFLVTELFRDEAGTVLEIELQAVLTQRNQRLPWQALQDAERWHSGWR
- a CDS encoding NAD(P)/FAD-dependent oxidoreductase; the protein is MTAPIAIIGTGIAGLAAAQALQQAGLSVQLFDKSRGPGGRMSSKRSEAGSLDMGAQYFTARDRRFVNQVQQWVTAGCVEQWTPQLYNSNAGVLSPSPDEQVRWVGTPRMSAIARQMLGELPVEYSCRITEVFRGTQHWHLQDAEGRGHGPFSQVVIALPAPQATALLATVPKLAAAAAGVQMDPTWAVALAFDAPLQTAMQGCFIQDSPLDWVARDRSKPGRDTNRDTWVLHASASWSRQHIDLSREAVIERLHGAFAELLDCVMPPPSFSLAHRWLYARPVGGREWSSLADADLGLYVCGDWCLSGRVEGAWLSGNDAARKLLAHLE